A single window of Opisthocomus hoazin isolate bOpiHoa1 chromosome 5, bOpiHoa1.hap1, whole genome shotgun sequence DNA harbors:
- the ELMOD2 gene encoding ELMO domain-containing protein 2, with protein MLVCLWGFLYSRYLRAWLKWVLRLLTRRCELQRLLGGGAPGARRTLGIERSLESSKNKVLRNAVHVDEAEVEKCVRDVMKEKKIGQKDTGFKTNLHITLLQISGYKKLYLNVENLRKVPYDSDNEEHEEQLIELWNLLMPHENLKARITKQWCDIGFQGDDPKTDFRGMGLLGLVNLVYFSKHYTDEARQILSRSNHPKLGYSYAIVGINLTEMAYSLLKNGALKSHLYNLVSGLPQMEHFHQFYCYLVYEFDKFWFEEEPESIMHFNQYREKFHEKIKGLLLDCDVILTLQSTKKP; from the exons ATGCTGGTGTGCCTGTGGGGCTTCCTGTACAGCCGCTACCTGCGCGCCTGGCTGAAGTGGGTCCTGCGGCTGCTGACGCGCCGGTGCGAGCTGCAGCGGCTCCTCGGCGGCGGCGCGCCCGGCGCGCGGCGGACGCTCGGCATAG AGCGCTCACTGGAATCGTCCAAGAATAAG GTTTTAAGAAATGCCGTACATGTGGATGAAGCTGAAGTGGAGAAGTGCGTCAGAGatgtaatgaaagaaaagaaaattggacAGAAGGATACAGG GTTTAAGACAAATCTGCATATAACCTTACTGCAGATATCAGGTTATAAAAAACTTTATTTGAATGTGGAAAATCTGAGGAAGGTCCCGTATGATTCGGATAACGAAGAACACGAGGAACAGTTAATTGAG CTTTGGAATTTGCTGATGCCTCATGAGAATCTGAAGGCCAGAATCACCAAGCAGTGGTGTGACATTGGCTTCCAAGGTGATGATCCCAAAACAGACTTCAGAGGAATGGGCCTGCTGGGATTAGTGAATCTGGT GTATTTTAGTAAGCATTACACCGATGAAGCTCGTCAGATCCTTTCTCGGTCAAATCACCCAAAGCTGGG ATATTCTTATGCAATAGTCGGAATCAACCTGACGGAAATGGCGTACAGCTTACTGAAGAACGGTGCTTTAAAGTCTCATCTGTACAACTTGGTCTCTGGCTTGCCGCAGATGGAGCACTTCCACCAGTTTTACT gtTATCTGGTTTATGAGTTTGACAAGTTCTGGTTTGAAGAAGAACCAGAAAGCATTATGCACTTCAACCAATACAGAGAGAAATTCCATGAAAAAATCAAGGGACTTCTGCTGGATTGTGATGTGATACTAACCTTACAAAGTACAAAGAAACCTTAA